A region from the Fusarium graminearum PH-1 chromosome 4, whole genome shotgun sequence genome encodes:
- a CDS encoding methylenetetrahydrofolate reductase 1 yields MLNDAERSGQPSFSFEYFPPKTAQGVQNLYDRMDRMYNLGPKFIDITWGAGGRIAELTCEMVLQAQAVYGLETCMHLTCTDMGVEKVNDALLKAYKAGCTNILALRGDPPRAQDKWEAADGGFQYARDLVKHIRNTYGNHFDIGVAGYPEGSDDNKNEDELLDHLKEKVDMGATFIVTQMFYDADNFIRWVKRVRERGITIPILPGIMPIATYASFLRRANHMQAKIPQEWLDALEPVKNDDVAVRNIGKTLVANMCRKLLANGIHHLHFYTMNLAQATRMLLEELQWAPSADRPLQHALPWKQSKGLGRREEDVRPIFWRNRNKSYVIRTQDWDEFPNGRWGDSRSPAFGELDAYGIGLTGSNEANRKKWGEPKAIQDIAELFVSYLNNKIESLPWSESPLTTEADEIRDDLIELNKRGLLTINSQPAVNGVKSSHPIHGWGPDNGYVYQKSYLELLVHPGVFDKMISRIENHPDLTYYAVTKDGELRSNVTSDGPNAVTWGVFPGKEIVQPTIVESISFLAWKDEAFRLGVDWAHCYDISSPSRALLEGVMNDWYLVNIVNNDFHDNKTIFELLKGLEVNDLTTPATPLSEPVANGAVDTEPIANGTAVTAAAN; encoded by the exons ATGCTCAACGATGCCGAGAGGAGCGGCCAgccctccttctcattcGAGTACTTCCCTCCCAAGACCGCCCAAGGTGTCCAGAACCTTTACGATCGTATGGATCGCATGTATAACCTAGGTCCCAAGTTTATCGATATTACATGGGGTGCTGGTGGCCGTATTGCTGAGCTTACCTGTGAGATGGTTCTCCAGGCTCAAGCTGTTTACGGTCTCGAGACCTGTATGCACCTGACTTGCACTGATATGGGCGTTGAGAAGGTCAACGACGCTCTACTCAAGGCATACAAGGCCGGCTGCACCAACATTCTTGCCCTTCGCGGCGACCCCCCTCGAGCTCAAGACAAGTGGGAGGCTGCCGACGGAGGCTTCCAGTATGCCCGCGATCTTGTCAAGCACATCCGCAATACCTACGGCAACCATTTCGATATTGGCGTTGCAGGTTACCCAGAGGGTTCcgacgacaacaagaacgaggacGAACTACTCGACcacctcaaggagaaggtcgATATGGGCGCCACCTTCATTGTCACCCAGATGTTCTACGATGCCGATAACTTTATTCGATGGGTGAAGCGTGTCCGTGAGCGTGGTATCACCATCCCTATCCTTCCCGGTATCATGCCAATTGCAACCTACGCAAGCTTCCTCCGACGAGCCAACCACATGCAAGCCAAAATCCCACAGGAGTGGCTCGACGCCCTGGAGCCCGTAAAGAATGACGATGTTGCTGTCCGAAACATTGGAAAGACCCTAGTTGCCAATATGTGTAGGAAGTTGCTCGCCAACGGCATCCATCACCTTCACTTTTACACCATGAACCTTGCCCAGGCGACACGAATGCTACTGGAGGAGCTCCAATGGGCCCCTAGTGCTGATCGACCTCTACAGCATGCCCTCCCTTGGAAGCAGTCGAAGGGACTTGGCCGCCGCGAAGAGGACGTCCGTCCCATCTTCTGGCGGAACCGCAACAAGTCCTATGTCATTCGCACGCAAGATTGGGACGAGTTTCCTAACGGTAGATGGGGTGATTCTCGCTCTCCCGCTTTTGGTGAGCTGGATGCCTATGGCATTGGCTTGACAGGTTCCAACGAGGCGAACCGAAAGAAATGGGGCGAACCCAAGGCTATTCAAGACATTGCTGAACTTTTTGTCTCttacctcaacaacaagatcgagtCCCTACCATGGAGTGAATCGCCTCTCACTActgaagctgatgagatTAGAGACGACCTCATCGAACTGAACAAGCGAGGACTCTTGACCATCAACTCGCAACCTGCTGTCAACGGTGTCAAGTCCTCTCATCCCATTCACGGCTGGGGTCCTGACAACGGCTACGTCTACCAAAAGTCGTACCTCGAGTTGCTTGTTCACCCTGGTGTTTTCGACAAGATGATCTCGCGCATTGAGAACCACCCTGACCTGACCTACTACGCTGTTACCAAGGATGGCGAACTTCGATCCAACGTCACTTCTGACGGCCCCAATGCTGTCACCTGGGGTGTGTTCCCTGGTAAGGAGATTGTTCAGCCAACCATTGTCGAGAGCATTAGTTTCCTCGCATGGAAGGATGAGGCATTCCGACTGGGTGTTGACTGGGCGCACTGTTACGACATCAGCTCCCCCAGTCgtgctcttcttgaaggcGTCATGAATGACTGGTACCTGGTCAATATTG TTAATAACGATTTCCACGACAACAAAACCATCTTCGAGCTTCTTAAGGGACTCGAGGTTAATGACTTGACGACTCCCGCGACTCCTCTCTCCGAGCCTGTCGCTAACGGCGCCGTCGATACCGAGCCCATTGCTAATGGTACTGCCgtcactgccgctgcgaACTAA